The following coding sequences lie in one Primulina huaijiensis isolate GDHJ02 chromosome 2, ASM1229523v2, whole genome shotgun sequence genomic window:
- the LOC140966744 gene encoding pyrophosphate--fructose 6-phosphate 1-phosphotransferase subunit alpha encodes MDSDFGIERELSDLQKLRSKYRPELPPCLQGTTVRVEFGDATAAADPSGSHTISRSFPRTYGQPIAHFLRATAKVPDAQVITDHPATRVGLVFCGRQSPGGHNIIWGLLDALKVHNPKSTLLGFLGGSEGLFAQKTLEVTDDILATYKNQGGYDLLGRTKDQIRTTEQVNAALNACTTLNLDALVIIGGVTSNTDAAQLAETFAERKCPTKVVGVPVTLNGDLKNQFVETNVGFDTICKVNSQLISNVCTDALSAEKYYYFIRLMGRKASHVALECTLQSHPNMIILGEEVAASKLTLFDITKQICDAVQARGEQDKYHGVILLPEGLIESIPEVYALLQEIHGLLKQGVSADNISVQLSPWASALFEFLPPFIRKQLLLHPESDDSAQLSQIETEKLLAHLVEEEMNKRSKEGTYRGKKFNGICHFFGYQARGSLPSKFDCDYAYVLGHICYHVLASGLNGYMATVTNLKNPVNKWRCGAAPITAMMTVKRYGRGHGASTLGKPALHPATVDLKGKAYELLRQHATKFLMDDVYRNPGPLQFDGPGADAKAVSLCVEDQDYMGRIKKLQEYLDKVRSIVKPGCSQDVLKAALSAMASVTDILSVMSSPSSGTTPF; translated from the exons ATGGATTCAGATTTCGGAATCGAGAGAGAACTCTCTGATCTGCAAAAGCTTCGATCTAAGTACCGCCCCGAGCTACCTCCCTGCCTTCAG GGAACTACAGTCCGTGTAGAGTTTGGTGATGCAACCGCAGCTGCGGACCCCTCAGGCTCTCACACCATTAGTAGGTCATTTCCTCGCACTTACGGTCAACCTATAGCTCACTTCTTGAGGGCAACTGCTAAGGTCCCTGACGCTCAAGTAATTACTGATCATCCTGCTACCAG AGTTGGACTGGTTTTCTGTGGTCGACAATCTCCCGGAGGACATAATATTATTTGGGGTCTTCTTGATGCTCTAAAAGTTCACAACCCCAAAAGTACTTTGCTTGGTTTTTTAG GTGGTTCTGAAGGTTTGTTTGCACAGAAAACATTAGAGGTTACCGATGATATTCTTGCAACTTACAAAAACCAGG GTGGTTATGACTTGCTGGGACGAACAAAAGATCAAATTAGAACTACTGAGCAAGTCAATGCAGCACTCAATGCATGCACGACTTTGAATTTGGATGCTCTTGTCATCATTGGAG GAGTGACATCAAACACAGATGCTGCCCAGCTTGCCGAGACTTTTGCAGAAAGAAAGTGCCCCACAAAG GTTGTTGGTGTTCCTGTCACATTAAATGGAGATCTTAAAAACCAATTTGTTGAGACAAATGTGGGCTTTGATACAATATGTAAG GTTAATTCACAGCTGATAAGTAATGTCTGCACTGATGCCCTCTCTGCAGAGAAG tattattattttattcggCTAATGGGGCGGAAAGCATCGCATGTTGCCTTGGAATGCACTCTCCAATCCCATCCCAATATG ATCATTCTTGGTGAAGAGGTGGCTGCCTCAAAGCTTACACTTTTTGATATTACAAAACAAATATGTGATGCAGTTCAAGCCAGGGGCGAACAAG ATAAATACCATGGTGTTATCCTGTTGCCGGAGGGGCTAATAGAAAGCATCCCAGAGGTTTATGCTCTATTGCAG GAAATTCATGGTTTGCTGAAGCAAGGTGTCTCTGCTGATAATATTTCGGTTCAACTGTCACCATGGGCTTCTGCCTTGTTTGAATTCTTGCCACCTTTTATAAGGAAACAG CTTCTTCTTCATCCTGAATCAGATGACTCTGCTCAACTATCTCAG ATCGAGACAGAAAAGCTGCTGGCTCATCTGGTTGAAGAAGAAATGAACAAGCGATCT AAAGAAGGAACTTACAGGGGTAAGAAGTTCAATGGTATATGCCATTTCTTCGGTTATCAAGCTCGAGGTTCATTACCATCAAAATTTGATTGTGACTATGCCTAT GTGCTTGGTCATATTTGCTACCACGTACTCGCATCTGGATTGAATGGTTATATGGCCACTGTaacaaatttgaaaaatccTGTAAACAAGTGGCGGTGCGGTGCTGCTCCTATAACT GCTATGATGACTGTTAAGCGTTATGGCCGTGGCCATGGGGCTTCAACCCTTGGAAAACCAGCTCTGCATCCTGCAACTGTTGATTTGAAAGGAAAGGCCTATGA GTTGTTAAGACAACACGCAACCAAGTTTTTAATGGATGATGTATATAGAAACCCAGGACCCCTTCAATTTGACGGCCCTGGGGCCGACGCAAAGGCCGTAAGCCTTTGTGTTGAAGATCAGGATTACATGGGTCGCATCAAGAAATTGCAGGAATACCTCGACAAG GTGCGTTCGATTGTGAAACCAGGATGTTCTCAAGACGTTCTTAAAGCTGCTTTGAGTGCAATGGCTTCTGTGACTGACATTCTTTCTGTGATGTCCTCTCCTTCAAGTGGGACTACTCCCTTCTAA
- the LOC140966754 gene encoding protein PIN-LIKES 3-like → MGLLDLFIASSIPVLKVLLVTGLGSYLASDSINILGDDARKHLNNVVFYVFNPALVCSNLAKSITYESMVKLWFMPFNILLTFIVGSVLGWVVIQVTRAPMHLRGLVIGCCSAGNLGNLFLIIIPAVCKEQGSPFGNPDVCHTYGMAYASLSMAIGAIYLWSYVYNIVRVSSCKSLMEVEISNSPKSSSSPSRKTWTEPLLSSDETGLALPRDQFDNNTPLVGVSDKIKHHLEKLFKKMNLKRLLAPSTIGAIVGFIVGLVPQIRNFLIGDTASLRVFQDTALLLGDGAIPAVTLIMGGNLLKGIKGSGIEKSVIFGIIVVRYVAMPLIGIGVVKGAVQFDLVHDDILYQFVLLLQFALPPAMNIGTITQLFGAGETECSVIMLWCYLLASVALTFWSTFFLWLLLQ, encoded by the exons ATGGGCCTTTTGGATCTCTTCATTGCCTCGTCGATTCCTGTGCTGAAAGTGCTTTTGGTGACTGGACTGGGATCATATCTTGCTTCAGACAGTATCAACATTCTTGGAGATGATGCAAGGAAGCATTTGAATAAC GTTGTGTTCTATGTATTCAATCCGGCACTCGTCTGCAGCAACTTAGCCAAATCGATAACATATGAAAGCATGGTTAAGCT GTGGTTCATGCCTTTTAATATCCTTCTCACATTCATCGTGGGTTCGGTCCTCGGATGGGTGGTCATTCAAGTTACAAGAGCTCCTATGCATCTCCGAGGACTTGTTATAGGTTGTTGTTCTGCAG GGAACTTGGGGAACCTGTTTCTCATCATAATTCCAGCAGTTTGTAAAGAGCAGGGAAGCCCATTTGGAAATCCTGATGTTTGCCATACATATGGAATGGCTTATGCTTCTCTTTCGATGGCT ATTGGAGCAATTTATCTGTGGTCTTATGTGTACAACATCGTTCGGGTATCATCATGTAAGAGCTTGATGGAAGTGGAAATAAGTAACTCTCCAAAATCAAGCTCGTCGCCATCCAGAAAGACTTGGACCGAACCTTTACTTTCGTCAGATGAAACTGGATTGGCTCTTCCACGAGATCAATTTGATAATAATACGCCTCTG GTAGGTGTTTCAGATAAAATTAAGCATCACTTAGAAAAGCTCTTTAAAAAGATGAACCTCAAGAGGTTGCTCGCTCCATCAACAATTGGTGCA ATTGTTGGATTTATTGTTGGACTTGTACCACAAATCAGAAACTTTCTGATTGGTGATACGGCTTCTCTCCGTGTATTCCAAGATACTGCTCTTTTGCTGGG GGATGGAGCCATTCCAGCTGTTACACTGATCATGGGAGGAAACCTTTTAAAGG GCATAAAAGGTTCAGGAATTGAGAAATCTGTTATTTTCGGCATTATTGTTGTTCGATATGTTGCAATGCCTCTGATAGGCATTGGTGTTGTCAAAGGGGCAGTTCAGTTTGATTTAGTGCATGACGATATATTGTATCAGTTCGTTCTCTTGCTGCAGTTTGCACTCCCTCCTGCAATGAACATAG GTACCATAACCCAGTTATTTGGGGCTGGAGAGACAGAATGCTCAGTCATTATGTTGTGGTGTTATCTGCTGGCTTCGGTTGCGTTAACATTTTGGTCGACGTTCTTCTTGTGGCTTCTGCTTCAATAA